The following are from one region of the Oryzias latipes chromosome 12, ASM223467v1 genome:
- the ndor1 gene encoding NADPH-dependent diflavin oxidoreductase 1 isoform X1, which produces MAGNVGSVVFSSSEEDFWVRARGSVHVQDPRTEEFCQVLVCSLRFPLGTMSIPSLLVLYGSQTGTAQDAAQRIGRQAQRRRLPVRVMALDSYAVADLIAESLVVFVCSTAGQGEPPDNMKNFWRFLFRKSLPGGSLSRLDCAVLGLGDSSYPKFNFVAKKLHKRLLQLGANMLMPVGLGDDQHDVGPDAVVDPWLASFWGSVLALYPSLTSVTPLREDERLPPTFTFHFLVGERESGDERLRVSEGEAGPFRARMVFNRRVTEPSHFQDVRHIEFDVTGSSMRFAAGDVVMMRPRNAAEDVQQFCLLLGLDPDATFLLEPTSNSPVPARLPRPCSVQHLVESYLDIAAVPRRSFFELLATFATDELERDKLVEFSSAAGQDELNSYCSRPRRTALEVLADFPQTTAELKVDYLLDLFPEIQPRSFSIASSLKAHPHRLQILVAVVRFQTKLQKPRRGLCSSWLASLDPEKGEVCVPLWVKGGSLTFPADADTPVIMVGPGTGVAPFRAALQERLCEGRTANVLFFGCRSESKDFLFRSEWELMVEAGGLTLFTAFSRDQEEKVYVQRRVRENAALLWELISRRKACFYIAGNAKQMPASVCDSLKEVFQQEGGVSADAAAQMLAAMEKTSRLQSETWS; this is translated from the exons ATGGCTGGAAATGTTGGATCAGTTGTTTTCAGTTCATCTGAGGAGGACTTTTGGGTCCGTGCACGTGGGTCCGTGCACGTGCAGGACCCACGGACAGAGGAGTTCTGTCAGGTTCTGGTCTGTTCTTTACGTTTCCCTCTAGGCACCATGTCCATCCCGTCCCTGCTGGTTCTGTACGGGAGCCAGACCGGCACGGCCCAGGATGCGGCCCAGAGGATCGGCCGGCAGGCGCAGAGGAGGCGGCTGCCGGTCCGGGTGATGGCTCTGGACAGCTACGCCGTG GCCGACCTGATTGCAGAGTCTCTGGTGGTGTTTGTCTGCTCCACCGCCGGACAGGGAGAGCCTCCGGACAACATGAAG AACTTCTGGAGGTTTCTCTTCAGGAAGTCTTTACCCGGGGGCTCTCTGAGCCGGCTGGACTGTGCCGTGCTGGGTCTGGGGGATTCCTCCTATCCCAA GTTCAACTTTGTGGCAAAGAAGCTTCATAAGCGTCTTCTGCAGCTCGGCGCCAACATGCTGATGCCTGTTGGGCTTGGCGATGATCAGCACGACGTGGG GCCGGACGCCGTCGTGGACCCCTGGCTCGCGTCCTTTTGGGGGTCGGTTCTGGCCCTTTACCCGTCCTTGACCAGTGTGACCCCGTTAAGAGAGGATGAGCG ACTTCCTCCCACGTTCACATTCCACTTCCTGGTGGGCGAGAGAGAGAGCGGCGATGAGAGACTAAGGGTCTCTGAGGGGGAGGCGGGTCCCTTTCGTGCCCGGATGGTTTTCAACAGGAGAGTGACGGAGCCGAGCCACTTCCAGGACGTGAGGCACATTGAGTTTGACGTCACCGGTTCCAGCATGAG GTTTGCTGCTGGAGACGTGGTGATGATGCGTCCTCGTAACGCCGCGGAGGACGTGCAGCAGTTCTGTCTGCTGCTCGGGTTGGATCCAGACGCCACTTTCCTTCTAGAACCAACCAGCAACTCTCCAG TTCCAGCCAGACTTCCTCGGCCCTGCTCCGTGCAGCACCTGGTGGAGAGCTACCTGGACATCGCCGCCGTGCCCCGGCGCTCGTTCTTTGAGCTGCTGGCTACGTTCGCCACAGACGAGCTGGAGAGAGACAAGCTGGTTGAGTTCAGCTCTGCAGCAGGTCAGGACGAGCTGAACTCCTACTGCAGCCGACCCCGCCGAACGGCACTGGAG GTTTTGGCAGATTTCCCCCAAACTACGGCAGAACTCAAAGTGGACTACCTGCTGGATCTGTTCCCAGAGATCCAGCCTCGCTCCTTCTCCATCGCCTCCTCACTCAAG GCTCATCCTCACAGGCTCCAGATCCTGGTGGCTGTGGTGAGATTCCAAACCAAGCTCCAGAAACCAAGACGAGGACTGTGTTCCTCCTGGTTGGCCTCTCTGGACCCTGAAAAAG GGGAGGTGTGCGTCCCCCTGTGGGTGAAGGGGGGGAGTTTGACCTTCCCGGCAGACGCAGACACCCCCGTCATCATGGTGGGGCCTGGAACAGGGGTGGCGCCGTTCAGGGCGGCTCTGCAGGAGCGTCTTTGTGAGGGCAGAACCG CCAACGTCCTGTTCTTCGGCTGCCGTTCAGAGTCCAAAGACTTCCTCTTCCGGTCTGAGTGGGAGCTCATGGTGGAAGCTGGAGGGCTGACTCTCTTCACGGCTTTCTCACGAGACCAG GAGGAAAAGGTGTACGTCCAGCGCCGCGTCAGGGAGAACGCCgcgctgctgtgggagctgatCTCCAGGAGAAAAGCCTGCTTCTACATCGCCGG AAATGCCAAACAGATGCCAGCCAGCGTGTGCGACTCTCTGAAAGAGGTGTTCCAGCAGGAAGGAGGCGTGTCTGCAGACGCGGCTGCGCAGATGCTAGCAGCCATGGAAAAGACGAGCCGACTGCAGAGCGAGACTTGGTCTTGA
- the ndor1 gene encoding NADPH-dependent diflavin oxidoreductase 1 isoform X2 — protein MSIPSLLVLYGSQTGTAQDAAQRIGRQAQRRRLPVRVMALDSYAVADLIAESLVVFVCSTAGQGEPPDNMKNFWRFLFRKSLPGGSLSRLDCAVLGLGDSSYPKFNFVAKKLHKRLLQLGANMLMPVGLGDDQHDVGPDAVVDPWLASFWGSVLALYPSLTSVTPLREDERLPPTFTFHFLVGERESGDERLRVSEGEAGPFRARMVFNRRVTEPSHFQDVRHIEFDVTGSSMRFAAGDVVMMRPRNAAEDVQQFCLLLGLDPDATFLLEPTSNSPVPARLPRPCSVQHLVESYLDIAAVPRRSFFELLATFATDELERDKLVEFSSAAGQDELNSYCSRPRRTALEVLADFPQTTAELKVDYLLDLFPEIQPRSFSIASSLKAHPHRLQILVAVVRFQTKLQKPRRGLCSSWLASLDPEKGEVCVPLWVKGGSLTFPADADTPVIMVGPGTGVAPFRAALQERLCEGRTANVLFFGCRSESKDFLFRSEWELMVEAGGLTLFTAFSRDQEEKVYVQRRVRENAALLWELISRRKACFYIAGNAKQMPASVCDSLKEVFQQEGGVSADAAAQMLAAMEKTSRLQSETWS, from the exons ATGTCCATCCCGTCCCTGCTGGTTCTGTACGGGAGCCAGACCGGCACGGCCCAGGATGCGGCCCAGAGGATCGGCCGGCAGGCGCAGAGGAGGCGGCTGCCGGTCCGGGTGATGGCTCTGGACAGCTACGCCGTG GCCGACCTGATTGCAGAGTCTCTGGTGGTGTTTGTCTGCTCCACCGCCGGACAGGGAGAGCCTCCGGACAACATGAAG AACTTCTGGAGGTTTCTCTTCAGGAAGTCTTTACCCGGGGGCTCTCTGAGCCGGCTGGACTGTGCCGTGCTGGGTCTGGGGGATTCCTCCTATCCCAA GTTCAACTTTGTGGCAAAGAAGCTTCATAAGCGTCTTCTGCAGCTCGGCGCCAACATGCTGATGCCTGTTGGGCTTGGCGATGATCAGCACGACGTGGG GCCGGACGCCGTCGTGGACCCCTGGCTCGCGTCCTTTTGGGGGTCGGTTCTGGCCCTTTACCCGTCCTTGACCAGTGTGACCCCGTTAAGAGAGGATGAGCG ACTTCCTCCCACGTTCACATTCCACTTCCTGGTGGGCGAGAGAGAGAGCGGCGATGAGAGACTAAGGGTCTCTGAGGGGGAGGCGGGTCCCTTTCGTGCCCGGATGGTTTTCAACAGGAGAGTGACGGAGCCGAGCCACTTCCAGGACGTGAGGCACATTGAGTTTGACGTCACCGGTTCCAGCATGAG GTTTGCTGCTGGAGACGTGGTGATGATGCGTCCTCGTAACGCCGCGGAGGACGTGCAGCAGTTCTGTCTGCTGCTCGGGTTGGATCCAGACGCCACTTTCCTTCTAGAACCAACCAGCAACTCTCCAG TTCCAGCCAGACTTCCTCGGCCCTGCTCCGTGCAGCACCTGGTGGAGAGCTACCTGGACATCGCCGCCGTGCCCCGGCGCTCGTTCTTTGAGCTGCTGGCTACGTTCGCCACAGACGAGCTGGAGAGAGACAAGCTGGTTGAGTTCAGCTCTGCAGCAGGTCAGGACGAGCTGAACTCCTACTGCAGCCGACCCCGCCGAACGGCACTGGAG GTTTTGGCAGATTTCCCCCAAACTACGGCAGAACTCAAAGTGGACTACCTGCTGGATCTGTTCCCAGAGATCCAGCCTCGCTCCTTCTCCATCGCCTCCTCACTCAAG GCTCATCCTCACAGGCTCCAGATCCTGGTGGCTGTGGTGAGATTCCAAACCAAGCTCCAGAAACCAAGACGAGGACTGTGTTCCTCCTGGTTGGCCTCTCTGGACCCTGAAAAAG GGGAGGTGTGCGTCCCCCTGTGGGTGAAGGGGGGGAGTTTGACCTTCCCGGCAGACGCAGACACCCCCGTCATCATGGTGGGGCCTGGAACAGGGGTGGCGCCGTTCAGGGCGGCTCTGCAGGAGCGTCTTTGTGAGGGCAGAACCG CCAACGTCCTGTTCTTCGGCTGCCGTTCAGAGTCCAAAGACTTCCTCTTCCGGTCTGAGTGGGAGCTCATGGTGGAAGCTGGAGGGCTGACTCTCTTCACGGCTTTCTCACGAGACCAG GAGGAAAAGGTGTACGTCCAGCGCCGCGTCAGGGAGAACGCCgcgctgctgtgggagctgatCTCCAGGAGAAAAGCCTGCTTCTACATCGCCGG AAATGCCAAACAGATGCCAGCCAGCGTGTGCGACTCTCTGAAAGAGGTGTTCCAGCAGGAAGGAGGCGTGTCTGCAGACGCGGCTGCGCAGATGCTAGCAGCCATGGAAAAGACGAGCCGACTGCAGAGCGAGACTTGGTCTTGA